In Carassius gibelio isolate Cgi1373 ecotype wild population from Czech Republic chromosome B13, carGib1.2-hapl.c, whole genome shotgun sequence, one genomic interval encodes:
- the rtn1a gene encoding reticulon-1a isoform X2 — translation MGGSVVDLLHWRDVKQSGLVFGSVLLLLFSLTQFSVVSVIAYLALAVLSATISFRVYKSVLQAVQKTDEGHPFKAYLEVEIALSGDQISKYVEKTQLYINSTTKELRRLFLVQDLVDSIKFAVLMWLLTYVGALFNGLTLLILAVVSMFTVPLVYEKYQTQIDQYLGLVRTQVNSIMGKIREKVPGAKKKE, via the exons ATGGGTGGTTCAG TGGTAGATCTGTTACATTGGCGGGATGTGAAGCAGTCCGGGCTGGTGTTCGGCAgtgtgttgctgctgctgttctcTTTAACCCAGTTCAGCGTGGTGAGTGTCATAGCGTATCTCGCTCTGGCTGTCCTCTCCGCCACCATCAGTTTCCGAGTCTACAAATCAGTCCTGCAGGCCGTGCAAAAAACCGACGAGGGCCACCCCTTCAA GGCCTATCTGGAGGTGGAGATCGCCCTCTCTGGAGATCAGATCAGTAAGTATGTGGAGAAGACTCAGCTGTACATCAACTCGACCACGAAGGAGCTTCGCAGGCTGTTCCTGGTTCAGGATCTGGTCGATTCCATAAAG tttgcAGTGTTGATGTGGTTGTTGACCTATGTTGGAGCTCTGTTTAATGGCCTGACCCTGTTGATTCTGG CGGTGGTTTCCATGTTTACCGTGCCACTGGTTTACGAGAAGTACCAG ACACAGATTGATCAGTACTTAGGACTGGTGCGCACCCAGGTTAACTCGATAATGGGAAA GATTAGAGAGAAGGTTCCTGGGgccaaaaaaaaggaataa
- the rtn1a gene encoding reticulon-1a isoform X3 gives MDKGKKECTWSSWRGQVVDLLHWRDVKQSGLVFGSVLLLLFSLTQFSVVSVIAYLALAVLSATISFRVYKSVLQAVQKTDEGHPFKAYLEVEIALSGDQISKYVEKTQLYINSTTKELRRLFLVQDLVDSIKFAVLMWLLTYVGALFNGLTLLILAVVSMFTVPLVYEKYQTQIDQYLGLVRTQVNSIMGKIREKVPGAKKKE, from the exons ATGGATAAAGGGAAGAAAGAGTGCACCTGGAGCAGCTGGAGAGGGCAGG TGGTAGATCTGTTACATTGGCGGGATGTGAAGCAGTCCGGGCTGGTGTTCGGCAgtgtgttgctgctgctgttctcTTTAACCCAGTTCAGCGTGGTGAGTGTCATAGCGTATCTCGCTCTGGCTGTCCTCTCCGCCACCATCAGTTTCCGAGTCTACAAATCAGTCCTGCAGGCCGTGCAAAAAACCGACGAGGGCCACCCCTTCAA GGCCTATCTGGAGGTGGAGATCGCCCTCTCTGGAGATCAGATCAGTAAGTATGTGGAGAAGACTCAGCTGTACATCAACTCGACCACGAAGGAGCTTCGCAGGCTGTTCCTGGTTCAGGATCTGGTCGATTCCATAAAG tttgcAGTGTTGATGTGGTTGTTGACCTATGTTGGAGCTCTGTTTAATGGCCTGACCCTGTTGATTCTGG CGGTGGTTTCCATGTTTACCGTGCCACTGGTTTACGAGAAGTACCAG ACACAGATTGATCAGTACTTAGGACTGGTGCGCACCCAGGTTAACTCGATAATGGGAAA GATTAGAGAGAAGGTTCCTGGGgccaaaaaaaaggaataa
- the rtn1a gene encoding reticulon-1a isoform X1, with protein sequence MSANSSEGPGLDGKWFEEEEEKNGMFGSAGPRFDEMRDDPHAPKQQFHPFEASGVPMETASTGDSLSDMFMKSSSSGEGDLYTSLLSSKSSSNPFNDGASIFSTDGNRSPPAPTGTDSGIGMTPGDPSDHHTTLQGSHKTDHYSYMDMGDDLCDFGSVGNAKNKQQPLMSGYGDEEEDEEEDEDDIQDFKPKIHEKENKESSHDPFDMGRYLEKSPLGSEDTEVKSQGSAGGQDTFPYVEDPSDEEMADFRSYHRMETPQSASPVKITVTTESQPVRVSPQGGMFERESVLSFGQQGLPTVTLSEPEDDSAASSANHSPNHSPTGRESPSDVLFQPAGIKSVSSTQDSSSISSYPNLPETKDIKSSAKPSSPWAQDLQGSDESGDSEIEQVAEEPDSPILDLTSKTPPSKGGFSQASNPFEQASNTSAIDKASNPFDKPQTNKVSAGNPFDLSGGSKGGFGQSSNPPLYSLLREEREAELDTDLLIESASEESPKREQEYSAPKPPEISSPLTTDVTSSKPITTPCATASLFTDPPASTLRETEKEKEKEKEIVVPVEKSKPQPEDSWSTKPRPAVMGTSTVTPEQNSSQEKENKSKSSIVSSTTEKEADLFLQSINRQKVVDLLHWRDVKQSGLVFGSVLLLLFSLTQFSVVSVIAYLALAVLSATISFRVYKSVLQAVQKTDEGHPFKAYLEVEIALSGDQISKYVEKTQLYINSTTKELRRLFLVQDLVDSIKFAVLMWLLTYVGALFNGLTLLILAVVSMFTVPLVYEKYQTQIDQYLGLVRTQVNSIMGKIREKVPGAKKKE encoded by the exons gtgACTCTCTGTCTGACATGTTTATGAAGTCGTCATCATCAGGAGAGGGTGATCTGTACACCTCTCTCCTTTCCTCAAAGTCCTCCTCTAATCCTTTTAATGATGGTGCCTCTATCTTCTCCACTGATGGCAATCGTTCCCCACCTGCTCCTACCGGGACTGACTCCGGTATCGGCATGACCCCAGGTGACCCCTCAGACCATCATACGACCCTGCAGGGCTCACACAAGACTGACCATTACAGCTACATGGATATGGGGGATGACCTCTGTGATTTTGGTAGTGTGGGCAATGCCAAGAACAAGCAGCAGCCTCTCATGTCTGGCTATggagatgaagaagaagatgagGAAGAAGATGAAGATGACATTCAGGATTTCAAGCCTAAGATTCAtgaaaaggaaaataaagaaTCCAGCCATGACCCCTTCGATATGGGTCGCTATTTGGAGAAGAGCCCCCTTGGATCTGAAGATACAGAGGTGAAGAGTCAGGGTTCGGCCGGTGGGCAGGACACATTCCCGTACGTGGAGGATCCTTCAGATGAAGAGATGGCAGATTTCCGATCTTACCATAGGATGGAAACGCCACAGAGTGCCAGTCCTGTAAAGATCACCGTTACGACAGAGTCCCAGCCGGTGAGAGTGTCTCCACAAGGGGGCATGTtcgagagagagagcgtgcttaGTTTTGGTCAGCAGGGTCTTCCCACTGTAACACTGTCAGAACCAGAGGATGACAGCGCAGCCTCCTCAGCTAACCACTCCCCTAACCACTCCCCTACAG GTCGAGAGTCTCCGTCTGATGTGCTGTTCCAGCCTGCAGGAATTAAATCTGTGAGCTCCACCCAAGATTCCAGCAGCATCAGCTCTTATCCCAATCTTCCTGAAACCAAGGACATCAAGAGCTCAGCGAAACCCTCGTCCCCATGGGCTCAAGACCTTCAAGGCAGTGATGAGTCTGGAGATTCAGAAATTGAGCAAGTGGCTGAAGAACCTGATTCGCCAATACTTGATCTGACATCTAAGACCCCTCCCTCAAAAGGCGGATTCAGTCAAGCGAGCAACCCATTTGAGCAGGCCAGCAACACATCTGCCATTGATAAAGCTAGTAACCCATTTGACAAGCCACAAACCAACAAGGTCAGTGCTGGTAACCCATTTGACCTCTCTGGGGGTTCCAAAGGGGGCTTTGGTCAATCCAGCAACCCACCACTCTACAGTCTGTTAAGAGAGGAAAGGGAGGCAGAGCTCGACACCGACCTGCTAATCGAATCAGCTTCTGAGGAAAGTCCCAAGAGGGAGCAAGAATATTCTGCCCCAAAACCTCCAGAAATATCTTCTCCCCTGACCACAGATGTCACGTCTTCTAAGCCCATTACGACACCCTGCGCTACGGCCTCTCTGTTCACCGATCCCCCAGCTAGCACcttgagagaaacagaaaaagaaaaagagaaggaaaaagagaTAGTCGTACCTGTTGAGAAGTCCAAGCCGCAACCAGAGGACAGCTGGTCCACCAAACCCAGGCCCGCAGTAATGGGAACATCTACAGTGACTCCAGAACAGAATTCCAGTCAGGAGAAGGAGAATAAAAGCAAAAGCAGTATCGTCAGTTCCACAACAGAGAAAGAGGCTGATCTGTTCCTCCAAAGCATCAACAGACAGAAAG TGGTAGATCTGTTACATTGGCGGGATGTGAAGCAGTCCGGGCTGGTGTTCGGCAgtgtgttgctgctgctgttctcTTTAACCCAGTTCAGCGTGGTGAGTGTCATAGCGTATCTCGCTCTGGCTGTCCTCTCCGCCACCATCAGTTTCCGAGTCTACAAATCAGTCCTGCAGGCCGTGCAAAAAACCGACGAGGGCCACCCCTTCAA GGCCTATCTGGAGGTGGAGATCGCCCTCTCTGGAGATCAGATCAGTAAGTATGTGGAGAAGACTCAGCTGTACATCAACTCGACCACGAAGGAGCTTCGCAGGCTGTTCCTGGTTCAGGATCTGGTCGATTCCATAAAG tttgcAGTGTTGATGTGGTTGTTGACCTATGTTGGAGCTCTGTTTAATGGCCTGACCCTGTTGATTCTGG CGGTGGTTTCCATGTTTACCGTGCCACTGGTTTACGAGAAGTACCAG ACACAGATTGATCAGTACTTAGGACTGGTGCGCACCCAGGTTAACTCGATAATGGGAAA GATTAGAGAGAAGGTTCCTGGGgccaaaaaaaaggaataa